A stretch of DNA from Juglans microcarpa x Juglans regia isolate MS1-56 chromosome 5D, Jm3101_v1.0, whole genome shotgun sequence:
aagcttcccacatgctttgggcagtgtcatagatctcAAACTCAtacattagatcattgtgcgtgctgcttaacattattatgcgtgcgcaccgacttttcttagcccattgagtataggctgGTTTATCTGTCTTATGTTGTTCCGAGGTCTCTTCCCTAGGCgcagtaagggagtgagataaggcaTCCAAGACCTCTTGTTCATCtaagacatattggatcttgccATGCCATATGTCATAGTTTTCTTCATCTGATTTCTCCATTGGTTTAAGTCGACAACAATACTCTTGGAtgtcatttcactacaatatacaaaaaatagatattacacacacacttAAGAAATCTGCCACGTCCATCCAagctagaaaaataataatttaaacatgtcgcaagatcgaaaaatcacTAGGCTTCATAATCATCTATTgtgccacaatatccaattattaaatttctaacctaatttccgcacaaatttaaaacaaatataggagaattaatcatcataaatctcaaccatactcccactatcttaagtagtcgcCTAGTCCTAGTCACGCGTAAAGACGGATCCTACTAAAATTGCAGTAACCTTTTGgaccagtctacaaggacagctactccaaccacaacaACCTATTGGGCCAGTccacaaagatggttcatataagaccactacagttcatttttcttgttctatcAGTGCATTTACAATTCTGAAtggggccaccatggtcttttgaaTATACAatgtatttacagttcttattagggtcactgcaattctttcagctTATCATTTACACTGaaaattctaactaagactacttagtgtgaatttttctattttatcactaaaagaaataaagactAATGTCTAAACATTCAAACCTAACAttcataaatgataaaataatcacatatccacatttTCAATTCAcacatacatgtaatcacatttaatctcaaatatttaaataaaaagattatatgtaatataacaatatatctaagtatatattaaatcatgtcaaaaaaaaattattctttttataaaacgaaataaatgtataataaatacatttaaaacccCCACACCTAAACCAAAGGTAAGTTGCAACCCAGGGGTGCCattttaatccttttttttttttttgttaaaaaaatgagctCAAACAGTATTGGGCTCCGaaaaaatgccatttttttaaaacaaacacaGAAGGGCCGAATGGCCTAGCCCAGTTTCTtctgtttttaaaaaaactaacgGGCTGAAGGGCCCAGCCATCTTCAATCTACAGatggctactgttcacgtgaacagtagccctTACACAGCAACACCGCAACCACCACTAAGGTCCATCACAAGCAACATTAGCTGCTACCACTACTGGAATGACAACTCCAAGCGGTAAAGTGGTGCCGCACCACCTCACTAGTGCGCGCTGGACCATGGTGGTGAGCACCTTCTTGGTTGTGCTCCCAGCACCTTGTGATGCTCACTGGCTTAAAAagtaaagtttaaaaaaaaaggggtagCACCACTGGTGCGCATagggatttttttaaaaaaaaatggtacccAGATTTCAAGcatatgcaagaaaaaatataaatcaaaagCAACTATAAAAGCTCTGATAGCAATGTAAGAAAATATAGTAGAAAAATAtctcaagttcagtttataaaattgctccacaagtttctcTAAATTGACAAATCACAAGTATTTTTTCTTAGTGgtgaagtgtactacgtagtataaaactagagtaatACTTAACAAATTTACAgtctaaatatcttatcaagagataacaaaaaaaaaaaaatttatatattttagatgattctaaaaaatcaattaagaaaGATTATATATAGTTCTTCTATACACGGCTGGCCCTTTAAGGCCAGCCTTTAATTACCATATTGAATGGTAGTAATTAAATCATACGTTACATTGCAATAAATGAGGGGGTCAGTTTCGCGTGGACGCTCCTCCTCCTATCATATCTGTACGGAAAAAATAGGGGAGAATATAAATAGGATCTTCAATTTATGCAAACTTCAACAGTAACAAATTGGAAAGAGATACGGGGATTGAATCATGTCACGGGTATTGTTAGGAATCTTTTATGGAAAATTAGAAATGACATTCTACCAACAAGAAAAATCTGTTCAAATGGAAAATAATTGATAATCACATATGTCCAATCTGTGAATGAGACAAGGAAACAGTTGGCCGGCCATTCTCTAATGTATGGACAAAATCTACTAGCCGGGCGGTACAGAAATGGTCGAGCTTAATTGGACGAAGATTTTTGGGAGTTGTGTGGAAGAAACTGATAATGAATTAATAGCTACAAATTAAATGAGGAGCTAGAGTAGTTGGTGGCAACTGGCAACCATAATGAGAATTTGGACATGGCTTAGACGAAACGCACTCATCTAtgaaaattagtttgaaaatctGAGAATGTACTACAACGGGCCTACTATAGCTGATGTTCTTGCACTCATGTACGGGAGATGCGCAAGCAGTCATCAAAGCCATTAACggtgaagaagaaaattgaacaTGGCATGAGGAAATAATGGCACTTGATCATCGTATATATACTAGTTACAGTACCGTAAATGGAGCCAAATCACTGCATGATCAGTACTCGATAACAATAATCATGGATATATAtgtactttaattaattagctcaTAATTGTACCGATCTAcaaatggttttatttatttattgttgggATCCGGAAAGCCAACATGTGTCAtatatttgaaagttgaatcCAGAATTATTGTGATCATCGATCCTGACGTTCAGACAAATAACATGAAATTGGATATATAGTACGTACAAGAATATAATCGCCGTTATCAAGCTTTTTGTACGTTAACATGATGAAATCGGATCGGACAGGAATCTTAATTatcaagcctttttttttttgcccaaaTATGTACTAATTACGTCAACCCCGCCCGTACGTCCCCACCCTAAATTTGCTGCACTAATTTTATTCAGTAACATGGAATaattctctttaattaattagtttataaaaagaTATCTAAACCTTCAAGACCTGCAGCTTCTTTGAGAACGCAATAGCAATCCAATCCAACTCCATAGGCGACCAACGTACTTGATTGATCTCGGCCGTTGAACCATACCACACTGTTGGCTCCACATCACCGTTAGCTTCTGATCGAAAATCCGTCCCCACCACTTCCCATATCAAAGCCCTCGAATCGTCCCCAGCAGAGCATAGTTGCCGTCCGCTTCGTGGGGCCCATGCTATAGCATTTACGCTACCCTTGTGCTTGCTCAGCTCCGTCAATGGAGTTGTCGGAAACCTAATGTCCAATATTACAACCTTGTTGCTGTCCATCCCAACCGTGGCCATGAATCTTGGGTCAGCCTTGTTCCACTCTAACCTCAATAATGGACTGTCCCTCATaggattttcataaattatGGTGGATCTTTCTTTGTCTCTTAAATCGAATACTCTGACTGAACCATCTCCAGAGACAGAAGCAAAGACATTGAAGCCACCCCATGAAATATCGTACACTTCTTTGTCGTGTGCTACTAACTGGGTGTCCACAACTTCCTTCTCTATGTCCCAAATTACGCAGGTCGTATCCACACTAGACGTAGCCACACGGCGCGTATCGCATTCGATCCAATCGAAAGAAGTAATGGCAGAATTGAATTCACTGCTCTTGTTGCTGTTGAGGAGGGCCTTGAGCTCGATGCGGTCGTCGTGGATTTGCCACAGCCGCAGATAGTCCCCGGACGTGGCTATGATGTCGGGATTCGTGGTGTCCTCGGAGGGGAAGAACATGAGGTTTGTGGCTGCATATGGGTGGTCGAAGACAAGGCGGCTGTCGGTGGTGAAATCAGAGGTGGCATGGTTGAACTGAACCAGTTCCACCTTGTTGCTGTAGTCTTCGAGGTAGCTTCCTATGGCGAGGCGAGTGTTCTTGTCATGGCGGACCGACCAAGCTAGTGTGCAGATTGGCCATTGAGCGACGTAGGTGTAAACCCCTGGTTTTCTCTCTAGTGAGCCTTGCATGCTGAGTTAACGAAGTAATGGGATTACTGAATATGAATGGATTTATGGTCTGGAATTTCTGCATATCATGATAGATATATGGcacgttaattaattaattctggattcgttatatataatatattaatgctgttttttttatattttttaatatatttaaatatttttaaaaaataaaaaaaatatatcaatatatttaaaaatactttcttaatcactaaataaaaataaaaataaaaaattttaccaAACGGTAAAAAAGAACGATCAAattcctttataaaaatatgattcaaCAGATTAATTAAATTCGTCTTTCAGTCATAAAAGTTCTGAATGCAGTTGGCAACTTGGCAGTACTGCATGTTATAAATCTGATTGTTTAATTTGCAGAAGccgtacatataatatatatatatataattactccAATATATCCACCCAGTACTAattatagctatatatatatacacactattGCATGCCGACAATAACAGTACTATTGCATgttaaactctctctctctctctctctctatatatatatgaccagTAAATATAGACCTTAATAAATAATCAAGGTCAATTGCCTGAACTCACGCTTTTGGGACCCAACACCGTCCCATCAGTACTGACAAATGCCATCCAATGCTGGAACTTAGGAAATAATACGCAGTACTGTAGGCACACCAAAAGTTAGGCAGATCGagatgtttcttttttctaaaacattaattattgatctataatatcaaaattataatatatatatatatagcagctgGCAAAATGAGTTAAGCATAAGGTACCATCACGGCATCACCATGCATGGAGGCTATAAACTTGAGAATTATGGTCGATCGAATTTCATGCATACCAGAAAGTGCTGCATGATCGATTAGCAGCATTACTCCGATCGAGGAATTTTAATTGTAGGAGGTATggtgattaataaaatattcttaagaaAAACtgcaaaatatcattttatataatatgtagaaCAGTGCAGTACTACTCCGAGCTCCAATTCGATCAATAAATAGGCCGCCGGCAAGACTGTACATGATCACATGTACATCAATTATAAGGCCGCTAATTAGTATGAATTCTGTGataattgtttataaaataaataaataaataaaagcgtTTTGCAAAATCATTGCTGCTACTGcagttgtttatatatatatataggtcgtCAACCATAAATGCATGCAGGACGATACTGCCTCGCCACCATATAGACCAATTGAGGAACCCTTGAAAgatatgataatattattataaccTTTTTCTTCtaccaggaaaaaaaattgttattgtCCCtatgataatattataatctAGTGATTAATTAGTCGGAATATTAATTATCTGGGTTAGTAAATTCGAACACGAGAAGAtcgaaaaataattaattaactgagaaaattgaaaaggaaTTATAGATATTAATTATGTCGGTGCTGTTTCCTTGTTTTATTGACTTTTCCTTTGgtatatattctatttttatacTATACATGAGCTAGACACAGGAAatttaagaactttttttttttttgtttttgataggGGAAATTCAAGAACTTAATAATTATACATGACTAAGGAGAGAAATTGGAGAAAACATGCAATGAAAAATTGAGATATATacaaagagagaggaaaaacaaCATATCATGTGGATACTGTACATGCTTAAGCATCAGGAAGAAAGCTTGAAAAACCTAAGAATGGAACATCTTCAACTGAGTTTCTACCATACATGCAtgggcagagagagagagagagagagagaggattctgagaaaaaaaaaaaaaccatgggCGCCACTGTAGTTATATGTTTTAGTAGCTTAAAATGGCTAAAGAGAAAGATAGACTTACATTGGTGAAAAGCAGTTTTTGGTATGGGCTCGCTCCTGCAGCATATCGACTCTTGCATATAATCGGAACGAGGCAGACTGGTATCGGCTCAGGCAATCTGGGAGATTAAGGCATTAAATGGGAGAGCACGTTCAAAATTAAGGAATGGAAGGTAAAGCTAATAGTCAAGGAGCACGGCAGCACGAGCCCGCATCGGAAGGTCCGATTTCTTTCGATCTCTCTCTTTTACTATTCAAAAATGTTAGGGGTCtctagaaatttttatttttattttattattatttagtaattaagaaaatatttttttagtaatgttgtgaaacttttttaaaaaaaaatattaggaatataaaaaaaataatcaaaaaaataaaaaatatttttattcttatcgcATCTAAAAAAATACTGTTCTCGATGATGTAGAACTGCtctttactctttatatttttttaatttttttgttaggCGGGGGAAGTTGGGTAGAGAGTAGTCATAACGTTGAATTTCATTCCTCCAATGTTTTCGATGCCACGTTTCATCTCAGTACGGCACCTTGGTACTGCTTGACGTCACGTTGTACATTTGGTATAAAATTGCCCGTTTTGCTTAAAGCTATGACTCGATAATTCCAACGTACAACTAAGACACAGGATATTTATGAGAAAGGAAGAGTACAGCAGATCAAAATATGAGCTACGCATgaattgttaattattataaaatcaaatgGCCACccattttaatataatttagaatTGAGTAGATCAAGAACA
This window harbors:
- the LOC121265506 gene encoding WD repeat-containing protein LWD2-like isoform X1, whose protein sequence is MLQERAHTKNCFSPIMQGSLERKPGVYTYVAQWPICTLAWSVRHDKNTRLAIGSYLEDYSNKVELVQFNHATSDFTTDSRLVFDHPYAATNLMFFPSEDTTNPDIIATSGDYLRLWQIHDDRIELKALLNSNKSSEFNSAITSFDWIECDTRRVATSSVDTTCVIWDIEKEVVDTQLVAHDKEVYDISWGGFNVFASVSGDGSVRVFDLRDKERSTIIYENPMRDSPLLRLEWNKADPRFMATVGMDSNKVVILDIRFPTTPLTELSKHKGSVNAIAWAPRSGRQLCSAGDDSRALIWEVVGTDFRSEANGDVEPTVWYGSTAEINQVRWSPMELDWIAIAFSKKLQVLKV
- the LOC121265506 gene encoding WD repeat-containing protein LWD1-like isoform X2, translating into MQGSLERKPGVYTYVAQWPICTLAWSVRHDKNTRLAIGSYLEDYSNKVELVQFNHATSDFTTDSRLVFDHPYAATNLMFFPSEDTTNPDIIATSGDYLRLWQIHDDRIELKALLNSNKSSEFNSAITSFDWIECDTRRVATSSVDTTCVIWDIEKEVVDTQLVAHDKEVYDISWGGFNVFASVSGDGSVRVFDLRDKERSTIIYENPMRDSPLLRLEWNKADPRFMATVGMDSNKVVILDIRFPTTPLTELSKHKGSVNAIAWAPRSGRQLCSAGDDSRALIWEVVGTDFRSEANGDVEPTVWYGSTAEINQVRWSPMELDWIAIAFSKKLQVLKV